A genomic region of Sander lucioperca isolate FBNREF2018 chromosome 6, SLUC_FBN_1.2, whole genome shotgun sequence contains the following coding sequences:
- the LOC116051243 gene encoding glutathione peroxidase 1-like: MRMAGKVRRFYDLTAKLLSGESFSFSGLTGKVVLIENVASLUGTTTRDYTQMNELNSRYSSKGLVILGVPCNQFGHQENCKNDEILRSLKYVRPGNAFEPNFQLFEKVDVNGKDAHPLFVYLKEKLPFPCDDAMALMTDPKFIIWSPVSRNDVSWNFEKFLISPDGEPYKRYSKNFLTIDIEADIKELLKRVK, translated from the exons ATGAGAATGGCTGGGAAAGTGAGAAGGTTTTACGACCTGACAGCTAAACTGCTTTCTGGAGAAAGCTTCAGTTTCTCTGGTCTGACGGGAAAAGTTGTTCTCATTGAGAATGTAGCGTCTCTATGAGGAACAACAACCAGGGACTATACTCAGATGAACGAGCTCAACAGTCGTTACTCCTCCAAGGGACTCGTTATTCTGGGTGTGCCCTGTAATCAGTTTGGACATCAG GAGAACTGCAAAAATGATGAAATCCTAAGGTCTCTGAAGTATGTCCGTCCAGGGAATGCCTTTGAACCCAATTTCCAGCTCTTTGAGAAGGTGGATGTGAACGGAAAGGATGCCCACCCTTTGTTTGTATATCTGAAAGAAAAGCTTCCATTCCCCTGTGATGATGCCATGGCTCTCATGACTGATCCAAAGTTCATAATTTGGAGTCCCGTCAGTAGGAATGACGTGTCTTGGAACTTTGAGAAGTTTCTGATCAGTCCTGATGGGGAGCCTTACAAGCGCTACAGCAAAAATTTCCTTACCATTGACATTGAGGCAGATATTAAAGAGCTACTTAAGAGGGTCAAGTAA
- the rbm5 gene encoding RNA-binding protein 5 isoform X2: MHLGTKKVSLQCCEKSLNSRVCAVGTMGADKRISRTERSGRYGSNQSRDESEWRDRRERDQERDHNMRRWGEERRSERFEGDRRGSRDSPEQRERKRRNSDRSEDGYHSDGDYPEQDYRREPGEEKKSKTIMLWGLSPHVTEDDICFAIDQLEGPQPVDVRLMKKKTGISRGFAFVDFYHLQDATRWMETNQKRLTIQGKSVDMHYSHPRNKYEDWLCNTCGLYNFRRRLKCFRCGAAKAESETSSNTGVSETQPSGDFYGDTIILRNIAAMTNVEAILTSLAPYANLSSNNIRLIKDKQTGQNRGFAFVQLSSPLEASQLLTILQGLQPPLKLDGKTIGVDYAKSARKDLLLPDGNRVSAFSVASTAIAAAQWSSSQPQQSLEGMSEYSYLQEGYTPMSQEYQVYYQQAAAAASTSQGNGILGAAPGVKIVPTVAGVVIAQSAQVYQPHVIAQPAVQALSLAQQLEAKAHTGHLSGIEAASVPGGLVASATVTAANTLAASADASTVPDTSTYQYDESSGYYYDPQTGLYYDPSTHYYYNSQTQQYLYWDSEKQTYVPASADANAALNDNTAAGSKETKEGKEKKDKPKSKTAQQIAKDMERWAKSLNKHKDNFRSSFQPISQEERKEAAAADAGYILFEKKAGSLDRLIPEVPRGPEEEPPTSSLNTSKCGLVAAYSGDSDPEEGVAEPDGGEGGQDKLTDWTKLACLLCRRQFPNKESLIRHQQLSDLHKKNMEVLLRSKMTEAELEELERKETELKYRDRAAERREKYGIPEPPAPKKKKFSQPTPVINYEQPTKDGLNSDNIGNKMLQAMGWKEGKGLGRNQQGITTPIEAQLRTKGAGLGTSGTNYTLSASDTYKDAVRKAMFARFTELE, translated from the exons atgcatcttgggacAAAGAAGGTGTCGTTGCAGTGTTGTGAGAAGTCCTTGAAC AGTCGTGTTTGTGCAGTTGGGACAATGGGAGCTGATAAACG GATTAGTAGGACGGAACGTAGCGGTAGATATGGCTCTAACCAATCCCGCGATGAATCAGAATGGCGCGACAGGCGAGAGAGGGACCAAGAGCGTGATCACAACATGCGCCGCTGGGGCGAAGAGAGACGCAGTGAGCGTTTTGAAGGAGATCGTCGAGGATCAAGAGACAGTCCAGAG CAAAGAGAAAGGAAACGACGCAACAGCGATAGATCAGAAGATGGTTATCACTCCGATGGCGACTATCCAGAGCAGGATTACAGAAGGGAGCCtggggaggagaagaagagcaaGACCATCATGCTCTGGGGTCTGTCTCCTCATGTCACTGAAGATGAT ATTTGTTTTGCCATAGACCAACTGGAGGGGCCGCAGCCAGTGGATGTTAGGctgatgaaaaagaaaacag GTATAAGCCGTGGTTTCGCCTTCGTGGACTTTTATCACTTGCAAGATGCTACCCGATGGATGGAGACCAATCAG AAACGTCTGACCATCCAAGGCAAAAGCGTGGACATGCACTACAGTCACCCCAGAAACAAGTATGAAGACTGGCTCTGCAACACT TGTGGCCTGTACAATTTCCGGAGGAGGCTGAAGTGCTTCAGGTGTGGAGCAGCCAAAGCCG AAAGTGAAACCAGCAGTAATACTGGAGTCTCTGAAACTCAACCCAGCGGAGATTTCTATGGCGACA CAATCATCCTGAGAAATATTGCTGCTATGACCAACGTGGAAGCCATCTTGACATCCCTGGCACCATATGCTAATCTTTCATCTAACAACATTCGCCTCATCAAGGACAAGCAGACAGGCCAGAACAGAGGCTTTGCGTTTGTACAACTGTCCTCTCCTCTG GAGGCCTCTCAGCTGCTAACCATCTTACAGGGACTGCAGCCGCCTCTAAAATTGGATGGTAAAACAATTGGGGTGGATTATGCTAAGAGCGCTAGAAA GGACCTTTTACTACCTGATGGGAATCGTGTCAGTGCCTTCTCTGTGGCCAGCACAGCCATTGCTGCAGCCCAGTGGTCTTCAAGTCAG CCACAGCAGAGCTTAGAGGGAATGTCAGAGTACAGCTACCTGCAAGAAGGCTATACTCCAATGTCACAG GAATACCAGGTGTACTACCagcaagcagcagcagcagccagcacCTCCCAGGGAAATGGGATTCTAGGAG CTGCCCCAGGTGTAAAGATTGTTCCAACTGTAGCTGGAGTAGTAATTGCACAGAGTGCACAAGTCTACCAACCTCATGTAATTGCGCAGCCAGCAGTTCAG GCATTGTCACTTGCCCAGCAATTGGAGGCGAAAGCCCACACAGGACATCTTTCAGGCATTGAAGCTGCGTCTGTGCCTGGTGGCCTTGTAGCTTCTGCCACTGTTACCGCTGCCAATACATTAGCAGCCTCAGCTGACGCAAGCACTG TTCCTGATACGTCCACCTATCAGTATGACGAGTCCTCTGGCTACTATTACGATCCTCAAACTGGCCTCTACTATGACCCAAGCACTCAT TATTACTACAACTCTCAGACCCAGCAGTATCTGTACTGGGACAGTGAGAAGCAAACATACGTACCTGCCTCAGCCGACGCAAATGCTGCACTAAATGATAACACAGCGGCAGGCAGCAAAGAAACTAAAGAGGGCAAGGAGAAAAAAGACAAGCCCAAAAGCAAGACTGCTCAGCAG ATTGCTAAAGACATGGAACGGTGGGCTAAAAGTCTCAACAAGCACAAAGACAACTTCAGGAGTAGCTTTCAGCCCATTAGTcaagaagagaggaaggaggcaGCAGCTGCTGATGCTGGCTACATACTGTTTGAAAAGAAG GCAGGCAGTCTAGACAGACTCATTCCAGAAGTACCAAGGGGCCCTGAGGAGGAACCACCAACCAGCTCACTCAACACTTCCAAG TGTGGCCTTGTGGCAGCCTACAGTGGCGACAGTGACCCTGAGGAGGGGGTAGCAGAGCCTGATGGGGGTGAAGGAGGCCAGGACAAGCTGACAGACTGGACAAAGTTGGCCTGCTTGCTGTGTAGAAGACAGTTTCCCAACAAAGAGAGTCTAATTCGACATCAGCAACTCTCTGACCTCCACAAG AAAAACATGGAAGTTCTCCTCAGATCCAAAATGACCGAAGCAGAGCTGGAAGAGTTGGAGAGAAAAGAAACTGAG CTGAAATATAGAGACCGTGCGgctgagaggagagaaaaatatGGCATCCCTGAACCCCCAGCGCCCAAAAAGAAGAAGTTTAGTCAACCAACACCAGTCAT TAACTATGAACAGCCCACTAAAGACGGTCTTAACAGTGACAATATTGGGAACAAAATGCTGCAGGCCATGGGATGGAAGG
- the brk1 gene encoding probable protein BRICK1 has product MAGQEDPVQREIHQDWANREYIEVITSSIKKIADFLNSFDMSCRSRLATLNEKLTALERRIEYIEARVTKGETLT; this is encoded by the exons ATGGCTGGTCAGGAAGATCCAGTGCAAAGAGAGATTCACCAAGATTGGGCGAATCGAGAGTATATAGAAGTTATAACGAGCAGCATAAAAAAAATCGCCGACTTTCTTAACTCTTTTG ATATGTCGTGTCGATCCCGCTTGGCCACCCTCAATGAGAAGCTGACAGCGTTGGAGAGGAGGATTGAATATATTGAGGCGAGA GTCACGAAAGGAGAGACCTTGACCTAG
- the rbm5 gene encoding RNA-binding protein 5 isoform X1 produces the protein MHLGTKKVSLQCCEKSLNSRVCAVGTMGADKRISRTERSGRYGSNQSRDESEWRDRRERDQERDHNMRRWGEERRSERFEGDRRGSRDSPEQRERKRRNSDRSEDGYHSDGDYPEQDYRREPGEEKKSKTIMLWGLSPHVTEDDICFAIDQLEGPQPVDVRLMKKKTGISRGFAFVDFYHLQDATRWMETNQKRLTIQGKSVDMHYSHPRNKYEDWLCNTCGLYNFRRRLKCFRCGAAKAESETSSNTGVSETQPSGDFYGDTIILRNIAAMTNVEAILTSLAPYANLSSNNIRLIKDKQTGQNRGFAFVQLSSPLEASQLLTILQGLQPPLKLDGKTIGVDYAKSARKDLLLPDGNRVSAFSVASTAIAAAQWSSSQPQQSLEGMSEYSYLQEGYTPMSQEYQVYYQQAAAAASTSQGNGILGAAPGVKIVPTVAGVVIAQSAQVYQPHVIAQPAVQALSLAQQLEAKAHTGHLSGIEAASVPGGLVASATVTAANTLAASADASTVPDTSTYQYDESSGYYYDPQTGLYYDPSTHYYYNSQTQQYLYWDSEKQTYVPASADANAALNDNTAAGSKETKEGKEKKDKPKSKTAQQIAKDMERWAKSLNKHKDNFRSSFQPISQEERKEAAAADAGYILFEKKQAGSLDRLIPEVPRGPEEEPPTSSLNTSKCGLVAAYSGDSDPEEGVAEPDGGEGGQDKLTDWTKLACLLCRRQFPNKESLIRHQQLSDLHKKNMEVLLRSKMTEAELEELERKETELKYRDRAAERREKYGIPEPPAPKKKKFSQPTPVINYEQPTKDGLNSDNIGNKMLQAMGWKEGKGLGRNQQGITTPIEAQLRTKGAGLGTSGTNYTLSASDTYKDAVRKAMFARFTELE, from the exons atgcatcttgggacAAAGAAGGTGTCGTTGCAGTGTTGTGAGAAGTCCTTGAAC AGTCGTGTTTGTGCAGTTGGGACAATGGGAGCTGATAAACG GATTAGTAGGACGGAACGTAGCGGTAGATATGGCTCTAACCAATCCCGCGATGAATCAGAATGGCGCGACAGGCGAGAGAGGGACCAAGAGCGTGATCACAACATGCGCCGCTGGGGCGAAGAGAGACGCAGTGAGCGTTTTGAAGGAGATCGTCGAGGATCAAGAGACAGTCCAGAG CAAAGAGAAAGGAAACGACGCAACAGCGATAGATCAGAAGATGGTTATCACTCCGATGGCGACTATCCAGAGCAGGATTACAGAAGGGAGCCtggggaggagaagaagagcaaGACCATCATGCTCTGGGGTCTGTCTCCTCATGTCACTGAAGATGAT ATTTGTTTTGCCATAGACCAACTGGAGGGGCCGCAGCCAGTGGATGTTAGGctgatgaaaaagaaaacag GTATAAGCCGTGGTTTCGCCTTCGTGGACTTTTATCACTTGCAAGATGCTACCCGATGGATGGAGACCAATCAG AAACGTCTGACCATCCAAGGCAAAAGCGTGGACATGCACTACAGTCACCCCAGAAACAAGTATGAAGACTGGCTCTGCAACACT TGTGGCCTGTACAATTTCCGGAGGAGGCTGAAGTGCTTCAGGTGTGGAGCAGCCAAAGCCG AAAGTGAAACCAGCAGTAATACTGGAGTCTCTGAAACTCAACCCAGCGGAGATTTCTATGGCGACA CAATCATCCTGAGAAATATTGCTGCTATGACCAACGTGGAAGCCATCTTGACATCCCTGGCACCATATGCTAATCTTTCATCTAACAACATTCGCCTCATCAAGGACAAGCAGACAGGCCAGAACAGAGGCTTTGCGTTTGTACAACTGTCCTCTCCTCTG GAGGCCTCTCAGCTGCTAACCATCTTACAGGGACTGCAGCCGCCTCTAAAATTGGATGGTAAAACAATTGGGGTGGATTATGCTAAGAGCGCTAGAAA GGACCTTTTACTACCTGATGGGAATCGTGTCAGTGCCTTCTCTGTGGCCAGCACAGCCATTGCTGCAGCCCAGTGGTCTTCAAGTCAG CCACAGCAGAGCTTAGAGGGAATGTCAGAGTACAGCTACCTGCAAGAAGGCTATACTCCAATGTCACAG GAATACCAGGTGTACTACCagcaagcagcagcagcagccagcacCTCCCAGGGAAATGGGATTCTAGGAG CTGCCCCAGGTGTAAAGATTGTTCCAACTGTAGCTGGAGTAGTAATTGCACAGAGTGCACAAGTCTACCAACCTCATGTAATTGCGCAGCCAGCAGTTCAG GCATTGTCACTTGCCCAGCAATTGGAGGCGAAAGCCCACACAGGACATCTTTCAGGCATTGAAGCTGCGTCTGTGCCTGGTGGCCTTGTAGCTTCTGCCACTGTTACCGCTGCCAATACATTAGCAGCCTCAGCTGACGCAAGCACTG TTCCTGATACGTCCACCTATCAGTATGACGAGTCCTCTGGCTACTATTACGATCCTCAAACTGGCCTCTACTATGACCCAAGCACTCAT TATTACTACAACTCTCAGACCCAGCAGTATCTGTACTGGGACAGTGAGAAGCAAACATACGTACCTGCCTCAGCCGACGCAAATGCTGCACTAAATGATAACACAGCGGCAGGCAGCAAAGAAACTAAAGAGGGCAAGGAGAAAAAAGACAAGCCCAAAAGCAAGACTGCTCAGCAG ATTGCTAAAGACATGGAACGGTGGGCTAAAAGTCTCAACAAGCACAAAGACAACTTCAGGAGTAGCTTTCAGCCCATTAGTcaagaagagaggaaggaggcaGCAGCTGCTGATGCTGGCTACATACTGTTTGAAAAGAAG caGGCAGGCAGTCTAGACAGACTCATTCCAGAAGTACCAAGGGGCCCTGAGGAGGAACCACCAACCAGCTCACTCAACACTTCCAAG TGTGGCCTTGTGGCAGCCTACAGTGGCGACAGTGACCCTGAGGAGGGGGTAGCAGAGCCTGATGGGGGTGAAGGAGGCCAGGACAAGCTGACAGACTGGACAAAGTTGGCCTGCTTGCTGTGTAGAAGACAGTTTCCCAACAAAGAGAGTCTAATTCGACATCAGCAACTCTCTGACCTCCACAAG AAAAACATGGAAGTTCTCCTCAGATCCAAAATGACCGAAGCAGAGCTGGAAGAGTTGGAGAGAAAAGAAACTGAG CTGAAATATAGAGACCGTGCGgctgagaggagagaaaaatatGGCATCCCTGAACCCCCAGCGCCCAAAAAGAAGAAGTTTAGTCAACCAACACCAGTCAT TAACTATGAACAGCCCACTAAAGACGGTCTTAACAGTGACAATATTGGGAACAAAATGCTGCAGGCCATGGGATGGAAGG
- the rbm5 gene encoding RNA-binding protein 5 isoform X3 yields the protein MGADKRISRTERSGRYGSNQSRDESEWRDRRERDQERDHNMRRWGEERRSERFEGDRRGSRDSPEQRERKRRNSDRSEDGYHSDGDYPEQDYRREPGEEKKSKTIMLWGLSPHVTEDDICFAIDQLEGPQPVDVRLMKKKTGISRGFAFVDFYHLQDATRWMETNQKRLTIQGKSVDMHYSHPRNKYEDWLCNTCGLYNFRRRLKCFRCGAAKAESETSSNTGVSETQPSGDFYGDTIILRNIAAMTNVEAILTSLAPYANLSSNNIRLIKDKQTGQNRGFAFVQLSSPLEASQLLTILQGLQPPLKLDGKTIGVDYAKSARKDLLLPDGNRVSAFSVASTAIAAAQWSSSQPQQSLEGMSEYSYLQEGYTPMSQEYQVYYQQAAAAASTSQGNGILGAAPGVKIVPTVAGVVIAQSAQVYQPHVIAQPAVQALSLAQQLEAKAHTGHLSGIEAASVPGGLVASATVTAANTLAASADASTVPDTSTYQYDESSGYYYDPQTGLYYDPSTHYYYNSQTQQYLYWDSEKQTYVPASADANAALNDNTAAGSKETKEGKEKKDKPKSKTAQQIAKDMERWAKSLNKHKDNFRSSFQPISQEERKEAAAADAGYILFEKKQAGSLDRLIPEVPRGPEEEPPTSSLNTSKCGLVAAYSGDSDPEEGVAEPDGGEGGQDKLTDWTKLACLLCRRQFPNKESLIRHQQLSDLHKKNMEVLLRSKMTEAELEELERKETELKYRDRAAERREKYGIPEPPAPKKKKFSQPTPVINYEQPTKDGLNSDNIGNKMLQAMGWKEGKGLGRNQQGITTPIEAQLRTKGAGLGTSGTNYTLSASDTYKDAVRKAMFARFTELE from the exons ATGGGAGCTGATAAACG GATTAGTAGGACGGAACGTAGCGGTAGATATGGCTCTAACCAATCCCGCGATGAATCAGAATGGCGCGACAGGCGAGAGAGGGACCAAGAGCGTGATCACAACATGCGCCGCTGGGGCGAAGAGAGACGCAGTGAGCGTTTTGAAGGAGATCGTCGAGGATCAAGAGACAGTCCAGAG CAAAGAGAAAGGAAACGACGCAACAGCGATAGATCAGAAGATGGTTATCACTCCGATGGCGACTATCCAGAGCAGGATTACAGAAGGGAGCCtggggaggagaagaagagcaaGACCATCATGCTCTGGGGTCTGTCTCCTCATGTCACTGAAGATGAT ATTTGTTTTGCCATAGACCAACTGGAGGGGCCGCAGCCAGTGGATGTTAGGctgatgaaaaagaaaacag GTATAAGCCGTGGTTTCGCCTTCGTGGACTTTTATCACTTGCAAGATGCTACCCGATGGATGGAGACCAATCAG AAACGTCTGACCATCCAAGGCAAAAGCGTGGACATGCACTACAGTCACCCCAGAAACAAGTATGAAGACTGGCTCTGCAACACT TGTGGCCTGTACAATTTCCGGAGGAGGCTGAAGTGCTTCAGGTGTGGAGCAGCCAAAGCCG AAAGTGAAACCAGCAGTAATACTGGAGTCTCTGAAACTCAACCCAGCGGAGATTTCTATGGCGACA CAATCATCCTGAGAAATATTGCTGCTATGACCAACGTGGAAGCCATCTTGACATCCCTGGCACCATATGCTAATCTTTCATCTAACAACATTCGCCTCATCAAGGACAAGCAGACAGGCCAGAACAGAGGCTTTGCGTTTGTACAACTGTCCTCTCCTCTG GAGGCCTCTCAGCTGCTAACCATCTTACAGGGACTGCAGCCGCCTCTAAAATTGGATGGTAAAACAATTGGGGTGGATTATGCTAAGAGCGCTAGAAA GGACCTTTTACTACCTGATGGGAATCGTGTCAGTGCCTTCTCTGTGGCCAGCACAGCCATTGCTGCAGCCCAGTGGTCTTCAAGTCAG CCACAGCAGAGCTTAGAGGGAATGTCAGAGTACAGCTACCTGCAAGAAGGCTATACTCCAATGTCACAG GAATACCAGGTGTACTACCagcaagcagcagcagcagccagcacCTCCCAGGGAAATGGGATTCTAGGAG CTGCCCCAGGTGTAAAGATTGTTCCAACTGTAGCTGGAGTAGTAATTGCACAGAGTGCACAAGTCTACCAACCTCATGTAATTGCGCAGCCAGCAGTTCAG GCATTGTCACTTGCCCAGCAATTGGAGGCGAAAGCCCACACAGGACATCTTTCAGGCATTGAAGCTGCGTCTGTGCCTGGTGGCCTTGTAGCTTCTGCCACTGTTACCGCTGCCAATACATTAGCAGCCTCAGCTGACGCAAGCACTG TTCCTGATACGTCCACCTATCAGTATGACGAGTCCTCTGGCTACTATTACGATCCTCAAACTGGCCTCTACTATGACCCAAGCACTCAT TATTACTACAACTCTCAGACCCAGCAGTATCTGTACTGGGACAGTGAGAAGCAAACATACGTACCTGCCTCAGCCGACGCAAATGCTGCACTAAATGATAACACAGCGGCAGGCAGCAAAGAAACTAAAGAGGGCAAGGAGAAAAAAGACAAGCCCAAAAGCAAGACTGCTCAGCAG ATTGCTAAAGACATGGAACGGTGGGCTAAAAGTCTCAACAAGCACAAAGACAACTTCAGGAGTAGCTTTCAGCCCATTAGTcaagaagagaggaaggaggcaGCAGCTGCTGATGCTGGCTACATACTGTTTGAAAAGAAG caGGCAGGCAGTCTAGACAGACTCATTCCAGAAGTACCAAGGGGCCCTGAGGAGGAACCACCAACCAGCTCACTCAACACTTCCAAG TGTGGCCTTGTGGCAGCCTACAGTGGCGACAGTGACCCTGAGGAGGGGGTAGCAGAGCCTGATGGGGGTGAAGGAGGCCAGGACAAGCTGACAGACTGGACAAAGTTGGCCTGCTTGCTGTGTAGAAGACAGTTTCCCAACAAAGAGAGTCTAATTCGACATCAGCAACTCTCTGACCTCCACAAG AAAAACATGGAAGTTCTCCTCAGATCCAAAATGACCGAAGCAGAGCTGGAAGAGTTGGAGAGAAAAGAAACTGAG CTGAAATATAGAGACCGTGCGgctgagaggagagaaaaatatGGCATCCCTGAACCCCCAGCGCCCAAAAAGAAGAAGTTTAGTCAACCAACACCAGTCAT TAACTATGAACAGCCCACTAAAGACGGTCTTAACAGTGACAATATTGGGAACAAAATGCTGCAGGCCATGGGATGGAAGG